GTTTAGAAAGCACTGAAACTAAGGAGGTCCTGAAGGTGCAGTGTAGAATTCTGAGTCTTGGAAAAACTGCTTCCAATTTGCTGCCTCTTTCTAGAAGAGTCTGAATCTAATGTTAGTCCTTGACCCTTATGTGCTTTTGACAGCGTACTCTTTGGATTCACTTGTGCTGATCACAAGAACAGTCTTCCTTGATCACTACAGCTTTGCCCTTCTATCTATGGCCACTTTATACAGTTCATTTACTGATTTACTATTTACTGATTTACTAGTTCCCAGTTTCCACATAGAGTTTTATATGGTACTAATCCCATGCATATGTAACAGCCAACTATATATTTTAATgtggctgggtttttttgtgtgtggacatGTAAAATGTGATCATGTGTTTAACACAATGAGTAGTTTGTCTCTCTGCTGAATTAAGGGAAGCTTGCTTCAAGTAAGTAAAAAGGATTGCAGTTCTAGACTAAACAAGTTTTTATGACCTTTTAAAGTGATCTACATGTTGATGCTTTTCCAGATGGGATTACTTGGCAAAACGAAACTCAAGAGGACCTAGTGCTTCAGTAGTGCGGTGTTGGGACTAAGGTTGAAGCAGTGCTCTTGAATTCTTGGCAATGCTTTCTAGTCAATAAGATTACATAGAGGCAATATTGATAATGTTGGCATACAGTTGTGTTCCTTTTGCTATCTTTGGACGATACCCAGGTAGTTCATTCTCAGAATAGACTGGTTGAAATCAGTGGCTTGAAGTTACTTAAGTCAACATATTTCCATGGGTCTCCTCTAAGTATGGCTATTGCATTTCAACTTTATCCTACTCTACTcagctgtttgttttgtttgtttgtttgttgtatttacCACCTCTTCTTTTTCCAGTGTTTTTGGTGCGGAAGCAGCAAACAATGCCTGGAATATCCTGTTCGAAATATCCTCCCACCCAATTCACTTTGCCAGTTGAGTAAGGCCCGCTGGGGTGTCTGTTGGGGTGAGTAACTTCCACTGCATGTGTGTCATTGGCATTGCAATTTTCTCTATAAACAATTCCTGGATTGCTTCTCGGATGCAATAAATATTCCTCTTCTCAATAACTTTCTTTAATATTATTTAGGGTATTATAAGTAAACGTATCAGAAGTTTGCAGTCTCCTTGCAACATGGGCAGATCAAATTACTACAGCTTACAAGTTAATAGAAAGGAATGGAACTCTTTTACCTGCTACCAGCAGCAAAATGTTCCATGAGATTATTTTACatgcagatatttttttttctggattaAACAGCAAATCATTACTGCAGCAAGATCATGGGAATTCTTTCTAGTTACGTTCCTATATCACATCAAAACTATTAGCATTTTTAGTAGTTAGTTAGGTGTTGCTAGGATAAGCAGAGTATGATGATGCTTCCCCCAGGGTTTTGGTAATTAGAAGGTAAGCAACTTTTGAACACGAAGATtccattatgcattttgtggtcaATAGTTTTGGATAGTAAATGCATCtaatccttaaaaaagaaaatttaaagcTATTGTGGCAGCAGAAGGCTCAGCATGATAGATGTCCTATAGAGGACATTGCCCATGCAGTGGCTTATTTGTATGAAGCTGCTGCACTGAGTTTGTCCTCCATGCTTTAACTGCGCAAGTTTGCAGTGATTTGTGTAGAATAACtaattttgaaataaatgaattaggcctattttaaattcagtttgttTTTTGGCAAATGGCTCACTCACTAATTTTCTTGTGTTATATATTTCAGTGAATTTTGAAGCTCTCATAATTACAATGTCCGTGGTGGGAGGAATAATCCTTATTGCTCTttgtgtttgttgctgttgttgctgtaggaaaaaaaagaacagaaagcaaGTATCTGAACATGTTCTTATTTTTTATACCATAAATACCAGTAATATACTTACCTTAATGACACCCAAGTTATGGCATACCTAATCATATGTGTCCTAAATGCTCTTGTTTTGTGCAGACCTGATAAAGAGGATGAGAAagttgccagagagagagagcagagaagaGTAAGACAGGAAGAGAGGTAAGTTGCTGATGTTGTCAGGCCTGCTGCCACCTTCCCTTTTGGTGTTAAGACCAGATGTTTGCAGAAAACATCTGGAGTAACAGGCTGTTGCAGGTGCTCTTTATACATTATTCCTCTGCTGTGATACTTAACGTGTTGGTCTTGAAGGACTCCAGTGTTTATAAGCATCTGGAACTATATTGTAATCTGCTTGAAGGCCCTATTGATGAAATGCACTTTGAAGATTCTATGGGTCAAAAGACAGGGTATAAAATTAATCCTGAATGTAGGTAGTTGGGAGCTGTCTTCTCATTAAAATAATTTCCTTCCTacacaggaggaaaaaaatgtatacaaaattaTTCTAAATTGCAAACATCCCATGACATGTTATATTTCTTGCAGGAGAGCAGAGATGAAATCAAGGCATGATGAAATCcggaaaaaatatggtaagtgCCAATGGCTAGCTGTCAAATGCACAAGATGCTTCATCTTAGTGTGCTATATGTCAACATGTGATAGTTACCACTTCAACTCATTACCCGATGGAAGGTTGTCCCACAGCTTTTTACTGGCCTTGGTAACCAAGCTAAAGAAAAAACCTGATTGCCAGCAATCTCTCTCCCCCATCTGTTGCACCTCCACGCAAATGTCAGGAAATAAACCCTGCTCCCTAAGAGTTCAGCTGCTCCAAAAATACTAAAGGCACTCTGCCCTTAGTAAGGGTACAAAACTGACTGGAGTTTATGTTCTCTATCATTTAACTGATTTTGCTTAAACGGTAATATGGGTGTTCGTAATTCTTATAAGCTGTTGTCAGCTTTTCCTTATTATTAGATCAGTACCCCTGACACAAGAAACAATCAGTTCTGGGTTAAGCCGAAATGTTATAAACATAATTATATTATAACTTTAAAATACTTTTCCAAAAACATGTTGCAAGAaaggagttttttgtttttttttaccagatGCCACATTCTGTGGAATATTTGGATAGCCATTGACAAATACAGTTCACTAGACTTTGATCCCGCCCCCCACTTTCATGAATACTGGCAACCACTTTTCATCGCCTCCCACTGGCTACTTCCTTTTCGTATTTGCCCCTCACCAATATCTTTGATCTCTGTGTTCTAACCAGATGTTATTTTTTTCCAGGTTTGTTTAAAGAAGAGAACCCATATGCCAAATTTGAAAACAACTAAGATTTCTTTTGAAAAGCCAAAGTAAGCTCTGCCAGTGCTGTCTATAGAATGTGTAGTACAGCTGCTAAGAGATCCAGTAAATTACATGCCTTAATTGCAAATGGAAAATTGGTCTTAATAGAAGACAGCTGTTAATAAACAGCAAGATAAACGAACAAGCCAAACATACCTCTGAAAACCAGGTGGCCTAGCAGGCTGGAGATGttagatttttcttctttctgtcctGCAGGTGCCTGTGCTCTTATATAGTATAGCAGAACCTTTGTTTGCTGGTCAAATCTTGGAACAAATTTGTTCATGAAGTGGAGAGGAGCAGTGCACATTTCTTGTTGTCAATCTTTTCTATGGTCAACAAATTATAGCTGTTTTTAATTGAAGGGTAGGAGTTGGGTGGTCATCTCAAAAAACTAGGTGGGTAGGCTATGTGAAAGGAACATAAGCTTTAATTGTGCCACTAGCAAAAAGTGCCTAAATTgatctttaaaaacattttgttcaCAGCACAGATGTTTTTATAGTGGGATTGTGAAGGTTTGCACTTTTATATATTAATACTACTTTTTCTTCTGGACTACATATGCGTGTTCCTTCTGTTCCTTTGCCTCTTTTAAATCACTTCAACTACAGAATTAGTTAGACTGATTTATGTTAGTAACAGTGTGATATGAATGTTTTACTGGTGCTGATTAAATGGTTGCTTGTATTGGAATTCtaaaggctcttcttatatttaaGAACTTTGTACTGCTTGTAATTAAGAAGTTGCCAAATACCACTTGTATCTGAAGCAATGTATAATCTTGGAAAGAATGCCCTTAGTAACCAAATCAGAAGAATGAAAAGGTTCCTTTTTGTAGTAAAGAACTATAATGAAGCCTTGGGGTTGATTTCTGCTGCCTAGAGTAAGGCctgccaataaaatatttggcTTGATGCAACAGCCTGTTTTTCTTCAGGCTGTTCTATGTCAAGAGTCCTATGCACTGGAGTTTCTTTATGAAGACAGATTAGTAAGGAAAGTAACTTCTTAATGTTTACTGTCAAGTGGAAAAGTGGATTAAAACAAAACCGTGAAAGAATGATTTGGAGGATGGGCTGCACTTGGGATGTATAAAGTTTGTTTCTAAGGAAACTTTAAACACTACATTTGCCTGGAGTGAAATATCACCTAGGTCATAAACACAGAACTTGTGAAAAATGTGGAATGATACTGTCATTTCCCCCAGCCCAAAACTGAAAGCATTACATAGTATAAAGAAATTAAATGCCCGCAGCCTTCtataaacatacatacatatggaGGTATATTAATTACTGAAGTCGTAAGTTTCCATTGTAATCTTaaactttttatatatgttgtcaAAGTCACAAACACGTGTAATACTTTCTATTCATTTAAATATCTTTACTCTTCTGTTGACATCTTAAAAACAAGTTGAAATCTGCCGACAATGCATAGTAAATTCCAGAAATACAGGATATTGTATTATAAAAACTTTCATACAATTATTCTGCCATATTAACAAGTAAAATGAATTATTTACTGTAGCAAAAATTGTAATTATTTACTTAATAAAATAAGTATTTAATATCTTACATCTCTTGGCATTCTATCATTCTGTTGCCCTCTTAAGCAAATACAAATAATGGGGAATTATTGTACCACATGTTCATACAATCTCCGTTTTCTGAAAAATATGAGTACGTTGCACATCTTACGACTGGGGAGGGATGTCAACATCTGAAGA
The sequence above is drawn from the Lacerta agilis isolate rLacAgi1 chromosome 5, rLacAgi1.pri, whole genome shotgun sequence genome and encodes:
- the PTTG1IP gene encoding pituitary tumor-transforming gene 1 protein-interacting protein isoform X1 → MGHHCLRASPPPLLLLCVPLLFAVARGAPTPGPGEQGVRCQQYTNKTCEECLKNVTCFWCGSSKQCLEYPVRNILPPNSLCQLSKARWGVCWVNFEALIITMSVVGGIILIALCVCCCCCCRKKKNRKPDKEDEKVAREREQRRVRQEERRAEMKSRHDEIRKKYGLFKEENPYAKFENN
- the PTTG1IP gene encoding pituitary tumor-transforming gene 1 protein-interacting protein isoform X2, with protein sequence MGHHCLRASPPPLLLLCVPLLFAVARGAPTPGPGEQGGCQQYTNKTCEECLKNVTCFWCGSSKQCLEYPVRNILPPNSLCQLSKARWGVCWVNFEALIITMSVVGGIILIALCVCCCCCCRKKKNRKPDKEDEKVAREREQRRVRQEERRAEMKSRHDEIRKKYGLFKEENPYAKFENN